A region of the Panicum virgatum strain AP13 unplaced genomic scaffold, P.virgatum_v5 scaffold_199, whole genome shotgun sequence genome:
ACAGGTGCTTCGACAACAAGGCAGAGCGGGTCAAGGCTGAACTGTGAGTAAGTATTTCTTGCAATACACTCCTTAATACATCGCATTCATTTGACATATTTCTAAAAATTACTGGATATATCATGGTTATATGTAGGATTTCTACAGGTGTGAGGAGGGATACGAGGAACGCACATCGGTTACGTCTCACAACCGATGCATCAAGCTTGTaaaggacatgcactacgaggcACAAGTCCAGTGCGTCATAAACTATGATGCTATGTTCCTTAATCAGAAGATCAAGTGTGTTACTTATATTTCACTTTTCATATGTTATTCACTTGATCACGTGTAGGTGCCTGCGTGGTGGTGCCGTAATGATTCAATGTGCTGGGAACGCATCGTGGACAAGTGGTTCACACCTGTGTGGGAGGCCGTGCACAACCCTTGTCGAGAGCGGCATTTGCTTACGCCAGGACCAGCGCATCATCAAGGAAGCCTTAGCAACGAGAAATATAGAGCTAGATGGGTATGCAATTCATTTCTTTAATCTAATGTTCAATTATGCATAATTTGTAAACAACATATTTTTTTGCAGTCCGAGGCACATCAAGGCGCTGAGTGCTCCCGGTTCATGGGATGGACTTTGGCTCACAAGGGCAAGGCGTCCGAGGTCACCTACAACCCGGACGATCCGCCCTCGGTGTACTCCAATCCCTCCGTCCATGCCCGCATCAATATGTACACAGAGGCGGGAAGGTAGGTCCATGGGCCCGACTGGGATCCGAGTGCCCATGACCTTGACGGAGAGGTCAtcatgagggtgggaggagggaagaagcatGGCCGGTACTTTATAGGCGAGGGCACACTAGACACGGCTTCTACCCCCACTCTCGCCCAGATTCGAGCAAGGAACACGGACAGTGCCCCGCCCATACGCCCACGGCTATCCGCGGCAGAGCTTCGAGTACAGGAACTTGAGGTAAATCCTGATTTATTCATCGTTCATTTAATATGTATATAAATTTGCTTTGCATTGTAACATTGCAGTAAAAAAATGTAGGCCCAGATGGCGGCGCAAACGGCAGCACACGAGGCAGCAATAGCTGAGGAGAGGAGGATacgcgaggaggaggcgaggagggcgCAGGCCGAGGTTCAGTAGCATATGGCCCAGATGTACTCCTTCATTCAAGGTCTTTCGGTTCAGATGGGTCAACAATTACCTCCGATGGCATTCCCACTGATTCCGGCTACGGCTCCGACAACTCCTCCTATGAGGAACTTGACAACCTTGGTACTTTCATTTCAAGTATTAGAGACCTAGAGAACGTACAGATTTAGACTCACTTTGACCTAGAGATTGTAGTTTACTAAAAGTAGCTACTTCGATAAAATTTTGAATGTTTTAGATTGAAGTTTAAATAACATAGAGATTTAGAGTCACTTAGATAATTCTAAGAAATTTGAAATGTTTTAGATTATAACTTTTTCTAACTTGATTATTGTCTTAAATGCAATCTATATTTTGTTCTGCAGAATCAATCGACGGCGTCGAGTACGCTTGAGTTGTCACCGGGCATGTCACCGATGTTCCCTGGACAACAGTCGTTCACACCTCTGTTGGGGCCTCCGCCATTCTCCCCTCCTCAGTTCGGCCCTCCACCGTTCGACCAACCTCCATTGTAGAACTTAAGTTTGTATTTGTGAAATCGTGCTACTTTTAGACTTTCAGTTTGTGAACTTGTCTACTTATTACTCTGGATTGTGAACTTGAGGTCAGACGATGTGAATTTGACTTGCCTGTAAGCCTTATTATGCTATATATATGATGTCTGTGATATTTGAGCCTTATTATGCTATATATATGATGCCTGTCATATTTGTTGTGATATATAAATATTACATTTGATATTTGTTTGTTTGGGGTCATTTACACGTtaaaatacaaaataaataaattatgtttggtcactttgccgtgtgcctagatCCTAGCACACGACAAAGTGACCATTTGGGGATTCCTGTGCAGGCAAAGCGACCTaagcttcgccgtgtgcctctgATCCTGGCACACAGCGAAGTTcgaatctttgccgtgtgcctcggaTCCAGGCACACGACGAAGTTcgaatctttgccgtgtgccttggatgccggcacacggcaaatccgGAAGCCAGCGCCGCCATCATCGCGTCGTCACTGTCCCCGCCACGACCCCGCCGTCATCCACTttaatttgccgtgtgcccgctctagcacacggcaaagggctaGTGGCCGTGGGAGCTTCGCCGTGAGCCGCGCATGGCAaatatgtttgccgtgtgttttgggGCCTTCGCCGTGTGTCTGGGGCACACAGCAAATGCGCGGAATCCGGTAGTGACCCCTTTAGATCGGCCCTGTGGATATTATAGATCATCTCAAGTGATATGTTGCGTCCAATTATATTTTTTCACTTCCTAGTATATATTGATGAAGATATGATAAATTGGTAGGCGGACTCGGCACTAGTTAGGTACTTTTTTATATAATTCTTTAAGATTTATTAAGTTTGTTGTACAATTAGACTTGGAATTGGGGATTTACTCTAAATCAAACAAATTAAGCACTTTTAGACTATCGCTATTGTATTTATCGGTATGTGGATTGATTTTAGCACTTTAAGCGCTTACATAAGTGGCCCTAGCTAGGCATGAAATTCTGCTAGCTCCGCCACTATATGTATCTACATATATaatatatctaggtgcatagtgAAATCTacaaatctaaaaaaatcaaaacgaccAATAATAATTTAGGATGAAGTGAGTACCAAGCATTATCTGCTAGCAAGGATAAAACTGTCCACTCTTTTGGACAAACTACCACCACGATCGTCCATCGGATTAACTTTTTCTCTCGAGTCCTTTCCCTCAAGCCTAGGACTAGGACGAGAGACTCTCTTTGAAGCTCAATCTAGCCCAAAAACTTTGCAAGTTCTAGTTTTAATAGTTCGTTAGAGAACCAAAACAGAACTTCCATGCCTTCAAAATGTTAGGGGGCACTGCATTTTTCTACATTGAGATCCTCTATACTCCAGGAGAGATTCGATTTTCGTTCTATCTTGTGCTATTGGGGACTTAATTCGAAGGGAGTTATCTAAAAAACTTACCAAGATATTAGTTTTAGTACAACTATTAAATAAAAATTTCCACTTTCAAGTAAAATACAAAGCTAAGCCTTGATTATAGCGCAGTATTAGACTTATTAGTCTGAAACTTTAGTATTGTAAGCTTTCTGTTGAGTCAAGTTCTTCTACCAAAAGTTTAATTTGAAGGTGGGATTCCAGTCCATTATAGTTGAACTGAATTTTTAGTCCTGGGTTACAACCACGTGGACTTTAACTATTGGTATAGCTGTTGCTGCATCTGAAATCTAATGTTTGATTTGATAATGATATGAGGTTTGACTTTGGCTAGACACTGAAGTTTAGCTAGcataaaaagaaaacaaacctgGAAAGAAAGTGGAGAAAAGTATATACACAAAAGGGAACTAGAGTTTTATTACTTAACTAACATGACAAGTATATCTTTCCTTACAATGCATGATAACAACATGCCATAATGTGGTTTCGATGCCATACAAATGTTGATCCTAATATATTGACGTTTTTTGCTTCCAAAATAGCATGACTCTTTCGTGCGGGCAGTACGCCCAGTTCATGTCATGGGAGGGCGGTAGCCTCGGGTCGCCGGCGCCAGAGCGGCAGAGGACCCCGACCCGAACATGCGTGAGGACACTGAAGCCAGAGCGcggccgcgtgcgccgccgcgtcgaCCTCCACGGTGAGCAGGACAACGATGTGCTAGCATCTGTATGAGTTGAACAAGGCCCCTTCATCAATCATGACTATACGATGCAACGGACGGCAAGCTCAACTATTGCAATGGCAAAGGAACCAGTTCGTTGCTTCCAGTTTTCAAGAAACTCATTCTGTTCTTGACACATATATTATTAGTATTGATTGGCTATTTTACTTgctgaagagagaaaaactttATGGCCATCTTCCACTTTACAAGTAACAGCAAGTTTAGTTGATATGCATGCCCAGAACTAGCTAGAATTGTTCCTGGGTTGAGAATGCAAGAGAGGGACACGTGCTTCTCtgcgggttttttttttttggggggggggagtATGTGCGAATTTTGGTGCCGTGGACGTGTGGTTCCCGATAAATCCACTCCAACATTTTCATGCCCAAGCTCTTTACTACAGTAAAGCCACGGCATTAAATTGCTTATGTGCATGCAACATGATAAGCAATTTAATGGCTTTGTTGTACTGAAAAGAGCTTGGGCATGAATGGCACGATTGCCAAACGCGCCATGCCATGCATGGCGAGGGGCATGAACCAACTCTGCTAGCTGTAGTTACTCCagctaattaaagcaataccaTGTACCAATAAAAATTATATAGAGAACCCAATAAAGCCAATCAAATATACCATTGCATATGTATTTATTGAGGATCTAAAAAAACCAAATAAACAACACTGTTTTCAATTACAATTTCCATAATTGGGGCAACAAGGTGATTTCCTATGATGAGTAATGTgtctacaattttctaaaagAACAGTCAGAATTTCCGGATTCATAGATCTCTCACTTAGAAACAAAAAGGTAGAATATACGGCAGTTTTCAATTACAATTGTCATAATTGGGGCAACAAGGTGATTTCTTATGATGAGTAATGTGTCTGCAATTTTCTAAAAGAACAATCAGAATTTCCGGATACGTAGATCTCTCACTTAGAAACAAAAAGGCAGAATCCGGAAAATTCCATCATCTAATGTTTTTGGAAAAACTACTGTCACATAAGCTGAAACTCAAAAAACCAGCAAAGATTCATAGAGCAACGATATGTTAAAGTTCGGATAGTCATCTACTAATAATAAACAATACACTGGATAGTAGCTCAAAGTCTTGTTACACTGTGGCAAAGCTTTGGATTCAGATTTTCTGGGACTAACAGTACTTTATACCACCAAGAACTGAATGTTCTGGTGGCACAAAGAAGCCTGGATCCGGTGCAAATGTGCAATTGCTGGAGCTATCGCAACTTTGGCACCCAAAAACCAAAAGATCCCACCCAAATAAGCCAACCTACTGATAACCTTGTGTATTCCATGAGAACAGCAGTGGTATCCAGTGTTTTCAATTTACAGACACCATCATACATATAGGTGAACTGATGGTACTACCTTTGCCTAGCTTATCGGCGCTCGATGCTGACATCCCACTGGGTAGTTTCAATGATTTCGAAAGTGCAGACATCGCCCACCCTGATCTTGTTCTCATAGCAGAATCTATTCCAACCTGATCCAATCAGCTGGCTGCAATTCTGGTAGGGATGAAGACGCGCCAACCAAGATGAGGTGCTAGCGCTACTCGGGGAGGTTTTGAGAGTGATCATGCAAGGTTTTCGTAGTCCATTCACATTGCAGAAGGACAATGGCAAACACTGCAAGAATTGCAATCTCATTGGTCAACCAAATGATTTCTGTAAGGAATTGTTGACAATCCATGTATAATAAGCAACTGTTCTGAATTCCTGATCATGTCGAGTTTGATAACATTTTCTTGAAATGTATATATATGACAAACATTATCAAGAGCTGATATTATATGTCAGAAATAAATACTGTAACATATTGATTTGTTTCCTCCTGTGACAGCATGCAAGTAAATACATATTATCGGCAATGAAGGCATCAAATGAAAATATCGGCTTCCTCTTAGATGCAATATCCTAGCAAAATTTCAGTTCATAAAGATGCTAAAACTGGGAACGAACTTATTCAATTTGTAACTAGTCAATAGAGAAATGATTGTGCTTACAAACTGCCTTTCGATTGTGCTATCGTTCATCGCCTTCTTTATCCAAGCTGGTGGCCCAATCCCAAAGGCACACTTTGTCTTAGATGATTCCTCATTCAAAGAGGTCTTGTAGATTTTTTGTCTCATTTGTTCTTTATTACCTGACCTTTGGCTCTTGCTCTTCCACTTCTGATTAGAGGTAGAAAGAGATGTGCTTCAGTAATTAAGCAGATACTTTGTCAAAATAAGGGCTTTACTATATTGGTTTGTTTTCCTCTTGTGATAGCGCAATCATATATATTATTAGTGATTATCAATTAAAGCATATTTATTCCAATAAGCTTGTCAGTGAAAGTCTTAGATGCCATATCCTAGCAAAATGCAGTTCATATATTCTTGCTAAAATTGGGAACAATTTATTTTACTGTAACTTGCTCATATCAATAGAGAAAAGATGTCCTTACAATCTGATTTTGAATTGAGCTGCCATTAATCCCCTTTATCCAAGCCGGTGGCCCCATCTCAAGGGCAGATGTTTTCAATGATGCCTTGTTCAAAGAAGCCATGGAGCGTTTCGGCCTCATTTTCTCTTCACTACTTGATTTGTCATTCTCGCTCTTACGCTTCTGGTTAGAAGCAGAAATAGATTCCTGAGTGTTATGAGTCTTATGTTAAATTTGATACTTCATAAGACAAAGCAACAAGTGCCTCAGTGTTTAACTCACATAGAATAACTGATTTATCATTTCCTCTTTATACCGCGTGATAATGACATGCCACAATGTGGTTTCAATGATATTGAAGGTGCCGATGTCACCTTCCATGAGATTATTCTCCTTGCAGAACGTTGTCCAACCCTGCTTAAGCATGTAGCTCTTATTCTTGCGTGGAAGACCACACACCTGCCAAGATTCAGTACTGATCATTGAGGTCTTTAGCGTAATCATGCAAGGTTCCCGCAACCCAATCGCATCACAGAAAGACGTTGCCAAAGCCTGTAGCAATTGCAATCACATGAGTTTCAGTATGTGGCTGACGATTCACTATACATTACAGTAGATGAATATAGATTGCCAGATCTAAAATCTACATTTCTTGGGCATGATAATAACATCTTGAAGCACATATGCATGGCAATTTTTTTACATCATCTTATATTATATCTAAACCTGtacttttatataattttatattTCTGTTAGCAAATTTATCAGACACGTTTTAATATAATGGTTGTGCTTACAAGTTCCttaaccgtgtgtttggttccGGGACCTAGTGGGTTGAGTTGGTTCCATCCTTTGTTTTGGGATGGCTCTAACCCATCTTATGTTTAGTTAATAGTTTTAGGTTGGGTTGGTTTCATCCcatttttttgtttggttggagggattGGAAAAAAGGGGTCAGATGGTATATTTGACACCGTTTGCTACAGTACTCATGGGTCCCACTTGTCAGGGTCACACcctatcttcttcctcaccGCAGCGGATCCGCTCAgcgcccccccacccccacccccgcgcctccgcccgcgGCCGTGCGTGCCGCTCGCCGAGCACGCCGCGGATCTCCGCCGCCCGCAGCCACGCACGCCGCTAGCCCAGCCCGCCGTggacctccgccgcccccgcccgtgGCCGCGCGCACCGCTCGCCGAGCCCGCCGCGGACCTCCGCCGCCCCagcccgcggccgcgcgcgctgctcgccgagCCCGCGCCAacctccgccgccccggcctgcGGCCGTGTAGGCCAGGCCGTGCGCAGGCCAGGCCACGCCGTTGGGGGCGGCGCAGGCCAGGCCGGCTAGGTGGAGCAGCTGCTTCCCGTGCGCGCAGGAGGGGGGCTGGCTCTCATCGCCGCCGACGTTCGCCTGCGCCGGCCTCCACCCGCGCTCCTGCACCACGCCCGCCATGCTCGCGAGCTGAAGCTCTGCCTGTGCCATGCCCGCGAGCTGGAGCTCTGCTCGCGCCGGCCGACGCGCCCCAACAGGAGGAGTAGGAGCAGAGGGCGTCGGGGCAgggaggagggcgccggcgATGCAGGGAGGTGGAGGGAGGCGCAGCGctggggacggcggcgctcgaTGCGCTCGAGGCTGGGGGAGAGAGAACGAGGAGAGGAACGACGCGACGGCGGCAGTGGAGGCGATGGAGCTCGAGGGCCGGGCACGGGAAGGAGATGGAGACCGACGGGTGAGGGACGGAGAAAATGGGGTTGGCTCCGTTCGCCAGATTTTGGCGGATGCAACCGACCCGCATATTACAAGAATATTCGGTTCCTAAGTTGGTTCCAACCTCTCTCACTCTCATCCAAACATCATAAAAAGGGGTTGGCTCCATTCGGATTGGACTCCACCACCCAACCAAACAGACAGTAAGTGTGTTGGCATTGATCTGCTTCTTTATCCATGATGGAGATCCATTTCCAATCTCATAGACAGATTTCTTCAGTAATGTTGCCTTGTTCAAACGAGTCATGGGCCCTTTTGGATTCTTTCCTCTGTCCCTGCCACATCTCTGTGTGCAAGCAGATGGCTGCTCTTCCATATCTAGTAATGTACAACAAACCAAATATGTAATTCATTAATTCACTCGACAATATCAAAAATATTATACACATGTTTATCTTTTGCTCACCTTGTTCCATTCTGATGTCTTTGTTTCTGGACCCTCTCTGGCATCCATCATGCTCAAAGACTTTGACTGTACATACCATATTCCCTTCGTACTTTAACAGCAAAGCATTAGCATCAGTAATTCCATGAGACGCCAGAAACTGCGGCCAACCACCTGTTAAGAAGAGGTCTGATTGATCCATTTTGAGCTCAATCTGACCAATTTTGCCAGGGGGTCTGAGAACAACAGTCATGTAACTGTTCAGGTTCTCCTTAGAGATGCATTGTTCCACAAACTTAGTAGGTATTAACTGCAAGGACACATAAAAAGATTAAAGTCGTATCATTCCAGTAAGAGAAGTAAGGAAACAATTTGCAATGAACAGTGTGCGAACCATCTTTTCCAAGGATTTTGGTGGAAGCACACTTATAAACTGTGGCTTATGGAGGGAACCTTTGCCGCTCGGGATTGCGCTAACTGCACAATATGAAA
Encoded here:
- the LOC120693887 gene encoding putative B3 domain-containing protein Os04g0346900, producing MASSGGRGAAARKHLRVLLPFICDSLRIPDELAQEIGAGEAHVVGPPASGKEVWPEVGWDGDGAFLGRGWPEFADACGVEGGWLLVVRHHGRGLLTVKAFDRSCCLREIGAPPAVSAIPSGKGSLHKPQFISVLPPKSLEKMLIPTKFVEQCISKENLNSYMTVVLRPPGKIGQIELKMDQSDLFLTGGWPQFLASHGITDANALLLKYEGNMVCTVKVFEHDGCQRGSRNKDIRMEQDMEEQPSACTQRCGRDRGKNPKGPMTRLNKATLLKKSVYEIGNGSPSWIKKQINANTLKELALATSFCDAIGLREPCMITLKTSMISTESWQVCGLPRKNKSYMLKQGWTTFCKENNLMEGDIGTFNIIETTLWHVIITRYKEEMINQLFYESISASNQKRKSENDKSSSEEKMRPKRSMASLNKASLKTSALEMGPPAWIKGINGSSIQNQIKWKSKSQRSGNKEQMRQKIYKTSLNEESSKTKCAFGIGPPAWIKKAMNDSTIERQFCLPLSFCNVNGLRKPCMITLKTSPSSASTSSWLARLHPYQNCSQLIGSGWNRFCYENKIRVGDVCTFEIIETTQWDVSIERR